A genomic region of Thermodesulfobium narugense DSM 14796 contains the following coding sequences:
- a CDS encoding BamA/OMP85 family outer membrane protein — translation MPWRFFINTIFVLFLLISISSVSFAAETTLPSGYMKVTAFAVEGNKHVATEDILSAVPFRIGSMITPNDVQESLKSIYALGYFSDVKAKTKPFEDGVELIFEVTENPILEGILIQGNSVIPTDKILSIMNMPTGKIFNYNEMDKALKRVEDYYASQGYTAARIMDASLSPSGYLLVTIAEGKIQAIKILGNHRTVEHVIRRELTVKPGDIFNYNKVKADINKLYDMNIFSDVGVMFEPGTKPGEIFLDIDVKEKKTGSVTFGAGYSTAYSAIGMISLSDNNMFGRAQTMSIGLQFGAKQSYYSISFYDPNFNDHNMSFAANLYNYRTYGLLIGGYTTDEKTAGFNVSFGFPIFDKYTRQTITPGYERVHLSTTGTVNPNDQYDRPNGSYRSLTYTLSRDTRDQTRDPRQGYFASASISQTNGFLGGSSLYSFEKVIAEFRDYIPLDKSKEHVFAGRLMGGTSIVPSGKIMPVYYQYYVGGQGTVRGITDNKYYGRYFAIGNFEYRFPFIRGTRGALFTDIGDAWGGNSDWPNFKLHAGVGMGIMLNTPFGPVRIDGAYSSNHFKGYFGMGNPF, via the coding sequence ATGCCCTGGCGTTTTTTTATAAACACTATTTTTGTTTTGTTTTTGTTAATAAGTATTAGTTCAGTTTCCTTTGCAGCAGAAACTACTTTGCCGAGTGGTTATATGAAAGTAACTGCTTTTGCTGTTGAGGGTAATAAACACGTTGCAACTGAAGATATCTTGTCTGCAGTCCCTTTCAGAATAGGTTCTATGATAACTCCTAACGACGTGCAGGAGAGCTTGAAGTCTATATATGCGCTCGGTTATTTTAGCGATGTAAAAGCTAAGACCAAACCATTTGAAGACGGAGTAGAATTAATTTTCGAAGTAACAGAAAATCCAATTTTGGAAGGAATCCTTATACAGGGTAACAGCGTAATCCCTACTGATAAAATTTTGAGCATAATGAACATGCCTACGGGCAAGATATTTAACTATAACGAAATGGATAAGGCTCTCAAAAGGGTTGAAGATTATTATGCCAGCCAGGGCTATACAGCAGCGAGAATAATGGATGCAAGTCTTTCTCCTTCAGGATATTTGCTGGTAACCATAGCAGAAGGAAAAATTCAAGCAATTAAAATTCTTGGCAATCACAGAACAGTAGAACACGTCATTAGAAGGGAGCTAACTGTAAAACCAGGTGACATATTTAACTACAACAAGGTTAAAGCTGATATAAACAAACTTTATGATATGAACATCTTTAGTGACGTAGGCGTGATGTTTGAGCCGGGAACAAAGCCAGGCGAAATATTTTTAGATATAGATGTAAAGGAGAAAAAAACTGGTTCTGTTACCTTTGGGGCAGGATATAGTACTGCATATAGCGCTATTGGGATGATAAGCTTGTCTGATAACAATATGTTTGGCAGGGCTCAGACTATGTCTATAGGGCTACAATTTGGAGCAAAGCAATCTTACTATTCGATTAGTTTTTATGATCCCAATTTCAACGATCACAACATGTCATTTGCTGCCAATTTGTATAACTACAGAACTTATGGTCTGCTAATAGGTGGTTATACTACTGACGAAAAGACCGCAGGATTTAACGTGTCATTTGGTTTCCCAATTTTTGACAAATACACCAGGCAAACTATTACTCCTGGGTATGAAAGGGTTCACCTCTCTACGACTGGAACTGTTAACCCAAACGACCAATATGATAGACCAAACGGTTCTTACAGATCTTTAACCTATACTCTATCAAGAGATACTAGAGATCAAACTAGAGACCCTCGTCAGGGATACTTTGCAAGCGCAAGCATCTCGCAGACTAACGGTTTTCTTGGAGGTTCAAGCTTGTATTCGTTTGAAAAGGTAATAGCAGAGTTTAGAGACTATATACCTTTAGATAAATCAAAAGAGCACGTTTTTGCTGGCAGGTTGATGGGCGGCACTTCTATAGTACCCTCAGGAAAAATAATGCCAGTGTATTATCAATATTATGTTGGTGGCCAGGGAACAGTTAGAGGCATAACGGATAATAAATATTACGGTAGATATTTTGCAATTGGTAACTTTGAATACAGATTCCCATTCATAAGAGGGACTAGAGGCGCTCTCTTTACTGATATTGGAGATGCTTGGGGCGGCAATTCTGATTGGCCTAATTTTAAACTTCACGCAGGCGTCGGGATGGGTATAATGCTAAATACTCCATTTGGTCCAGTCCGTATTGATGGAGCTTATTCCTCTAATCACTTTAAGGGCTATTTCGGGATGGGAAATCCTTTCTAG
- a CDS encoding OmpH family outer membrane protein, protein MKKGVLLLACLVLMLFAFQTKAMAKDSVIAYIDLVRVEAGVNELKPLIDQKNQVEIQFEQLRNQKQQEFAQAQASGESQEQLKKLYDQINQELAAKEKEVEAARAAIDAKLQTVLPKIKNAIDAVAKQVGASIVLDNAIVWWGGVDITDQVIAKVNGQ, encoded by the coding sequence TTGAAAAAAGGTGTTTTGCTTCTTGCGTGTCTGGTTTTGATGTTGTTTGCATTTCAGACAAAGGCTATGGCAAAGGATAGTGTTATTGCCTATATTGATCTTGTAAGAGTTGAGGCTGGGGTAAACGAGCTAAAACCTCTTATTGATCAGAAGAATCAAGTCGAGATCCAGTTTGAACAATTAAGAAATCAAAAGCAGCAAGAGTTTGCTCAGGCTCAGGCCTCAGGAGAATCTCAAGAGCAGTTAAAAAAATTATACGATCAGATCAATCAAGAGCTTGCTGCTAAAGAAAAAGAAGTTGAGGCTGCAAGGGCTGCTATAGATGCAAAGTTGCAGACCGTACTCCCCAAGATTAAGAACGCTATTGACGCTGTAGCAAAACAAGTTGGAGCTTCGATAGTTTTGGATAATGCTATTGTTTGGTGGGGAGGCGTAGATATTACTGATCAGGTAATAGCTAAGGTGAATGGCCAATAA
- the lpxD gene encoding UDP-3-O-(3-hydroxymyristoyl)glucosamine N-acyltransferase: MANKLLSEIAREVGGVLRGEDLEVTDVKPLNIACEKDLSFVLDKANFEASRFSKAGAFLCYRGFESNRPTIEVDSPKLALSKVLNIFYPRSFRDPLIHRTSVISERAKISDKAYVGPYCVVEDGAVIEDRVELVAFVYVGKNTYIGKGTRIFPFACIREMCRVGENCVIQAGATIGNDGFGYATDSCGHHTWIPQIGGVSIGNEVDIGSNTTIDRGSFVDTVIKDNVKVDNLVQIAHNCILEKSVILVSMVGLSGSVHVKENAVLAGKVGVKDHLTIGKGATVLAKSGLMKDVPDGSTVMGYPARPYIDFFKERILIERLPEIEKRIKKLEEQIEILRSHNKSEEV, from the coding sequence ATGGCCAATAAACTTTTATCTGAGATAGCTAGAGAAGTTGGTGGAGTATTAAGGGGTGAAGATTTAGAAGTTACAGACGTAAAACCCCTTAACATAGCATGTGAGAAAGATCTAAGTTTTGTTTTAGATAAAGCCAATTTTGAGGCATCCCGATTTTCGAAAGCGGGTGCCTTTCTTTGTTATAGAGGCTTTGAATCAAACAGGCCTACTATTGAAGTTGATTCGCCAAAATTAGCGTTGTCAAAGGTTCTTAATATCTTTTATCCAAGAAGTTTTAGAGATCCTCTAATTCACAGAACTTCTGTAATATCAGAAAGAGCTAAGATTTCTGATAAGGCATATGTTGGACCATATTGTGTTGTAGAGGATGGAGCTGTTATAGAGGATAGGGTTGAGCTTGTTGCGTTTGTTTATGTTGGCAAAAATACATATATTGGCAAAGGTACAAGGATATTTCCATTCGCATGCATCAGGGAGATGTGTAGAGTTGGTGAAAATTGTGTAATCCAGGCGGGCGCAACTATAGGAAACGACGGTTTTGGTTACGCTACTGATTCTTGTGGTCATCATACATGGATTCCTCAAATAGGCGGCGTTTCAATAGGAAATGAAGTAGATATAGGTTCAAACACTACTATAGACAGGGGTTCATTTGTTGATACTGTTATAAAGGACAATGTAAAAGTTGACAATCTAGTTCAAATTGCACATAACTGTATTCTTGAAAAAAGCGTAATTCTTGTTTCTATGGTTGGTCTTTCTGGGTCCGTTCACGTTAAAGAAAACGCTGTTCTCGCTGGTAAGGTAGGGGTAAAAGATCATCTGACAATTGGAAAAGGCGCTACAGTTCTCGCAAAATCAGGCCTTATGAAAGACGTCCCTGATGGGTCAACTGTTATGGGATATCCTGCAAGACCTTATATAGATTTTTTTAAAGAGAGGATATTAATAGAAAGACTTCCTGAAATTGAAAAAAGAATTAAGAAACTGGAAGAACAAATTGAGATCTTAAGGTCCCATAATAAGTCAGAAGAAGTATAA
- a CDS encoding UDP-3-O-acyl-N-acetylglucosamine deacetylase has translation MSKLNKATFEGIGIHTGKFCKVMVYPSDGGLWIKKGDMFFSNFHDMLVPSENATLLENDYLRLSTVEHLLCALAMLSVNDAVIEIVEGEEVPILDGSAIKFYKVLSDVFSKKHKKNILKSIKKPIFYMEDESFVYLFPHKRFEIRVYLDYTSKGLGLLSEEFILGRDKRESILNARTFGFLSDYELLKSKGKALGANFENVLVFDNKGKPLKKIRSLKEAQRHKILDFIGDLYLNGFLPRAQIVAVKPGHKINAKVSKMINLFV, from the coding sequence ATCTCCAAATTAAATAAAGCAACTTTTGAGGGTATAGGAATTCATACTGGAAAATTTTGTAAGGTTATGGTTTACCCATCAGATGGGGGTCTTTGGATAAAAAAAGGCGATATGTTTTTTTCGAATTTCCATGATATGCTAGTGCCTTCTGAAAATGCAACCCTTCTAGAAAATGACTATCTAAGACTCTCAACTGTAGAACACCTTTTGTGTGCGCTTGCAATGTTAAGCGTCAATGATGCAGTAATTGAGATTGTGGAGGGAGAAGAAGTCCCCATTTTAGACGGAAGCGCTATAAAATTTTATAAAGTACTATCTGATGTTTTTTCGAAAAAGCATAAGAAAAATATCCTAAAATCAATTAAAAAGCCAATATTTTATATGGAAGACGAATCTTTTGTTTATTTGTTTCCGCACAAAAGGTTTGAGATTAGAGTTTATCTGGATTATACCTCTAAAGGTCTTGGCCTTCTTAGTGAAGAATTTATTTTAGGAAGAGATAAGAGAGAATCTATTCTAAACGCAAGAACTTTTGGGTTTCTCTCGGATTATGAATTGTTGAAATCAAAAGGGAAAGCGCTTGGGGCAAACTTTGAAAATGTGCTTGTATTTGACAATAAAGGAAAACCATTAAAGAAAATAAGAAGTTTGAAGGAAGCGCAAAGACACAAAATACTTGATTTTATTGGAGATCTTTATCTTAACGGATTTTTGCCGCGTGCACAGATAGTGGCCGTTAAACCTGGCCATAAAATAAACGCAAAAGTAAGCAAGATGATAAATTTATTTGTATAA
- the fabZ gene encoding 3-hydroxyacyl-ACP dehydratase FabZ — protein sequence MYDINDIMRVLPHRYPMLLVEKILELEPNVRAVGLKNVSNNDPYLIGHFPNDPIFPGVLMVEAMAQVAGFLSLVSLKKEGTIAFFSSVERAKFRKVVRPGDTLIMEAKVTKVKLPFCKMSCTAKVDDKLVCEADLMFYLPK from the coding sequence TTGTACGATATAAATGACATTATGAGGGTTTTGCCACACAGATATCCAATGCTCTTGGTTGAAAAAATTCTTGAATTAGAACCAAACGTTAGAGCAGTTGGATTAAAAAACGTTTCGAATAACGATCCATACTTAATAGGACATTTCCCAAATGATCCTATTTTTCCAGGAGTTCTTATGGTTGAAGCAATGGCTCAGGTTGCAGGCTTTTTGTCCCTTGTATCCTTGAAAAAGGAAGGAACAATTGCGTTTTTTAGTTCTGTCGAGAGGGCAAAATTCAGAAAGGTAGTAAGGCCAGGCGATACGCTTATTATGGAAGCAAAGGTAACGAAGGTAAAGTTGCCATTTTGTAAGATGAGTTGCACAGCTAAAGTTGACGATAAATTAGTTTGCGAAGCAGATCTTATGTTTTATCTTCCAAAATAA
- the lpxA gene encoding acyl-ACP--UDP-N-acetylglucosamine O-acyltransferase, translating into MIKVHPTSIVSPKAIVGEGVEIGPFCVVDDDVVIGENTRLANNVLLKNGTRIGKNCYISTGSCLGQDPQDFHFKGEKSFVRIADNVTIREYVVIHKATGEGEETYVGENSYLMCFTHLGHNAKVYENCTLAAYVVLGGHVVVEREAFLGGASAFHQFVRVGRMCMVGGLAKVVQDIPPFVMYDGNPARPKGLNLVALRRNNFSQEKISAIKKIYKIIVEEVHSKEELIDILKRDFSKYEEHKDFVDFIMKSKRGFRRVQDK; encoded by the coding sequence ATGATTAAAGTCCATCCTACTTCAATAGTATCACCTAAAGCTATAGTAGGCGAAGGCGTTGAGATTGGCCCCTTTTGTGTTGTTGATGATGACGTTGTAATCGGAGAAAACACTCGTTTAGCTAATAACGTCTTGCTTAAAAATGGTACTAGAATTGGTAAAAACTGCTATATATCTACTGGATCTTGCCTAGGGCAAGATCCACAGGACTTTCACTTTAAAGGGGAAAAAAGTTTTGTAAGGATTGCAGATAACGTTACCATAAGAGAATATGTAGTTATACACAAGGCAACGGGCGAAGGAGAAGAGACGTACGTTGGCGAAAACTCTTATTTAATGTGTTTTACCCACCTTGGTCATAATGCAAAGGTTTATGAGAATTGCACGTTAGCTGCGTATGTGGTTTTGGGAGGTCATGTAGTTGTGGAAAGGGAGGCATTTTTAGGTGGCGCTTCGGCTTTTCATCAGTTTGTAAGGGTTGGGAGGATGTGTATGGTAGGAGGGCTTGCAAAGGTTGTGCAAGATATTCCTCCATTTGTGATGTATGACGGGAATCCTGCAAGACCAAAGGGATTAAACCTGGTAGCTTTAAGAAGAAATAATTTTTCTCAAGAAAAAATAAGCGCAATAAAAAAGATATATAAGATTATAGTTGAAGAAGTTCATTCAAAGGAAGAGTTGATAGACATTTTGAAGCGAGACTTTTCAAAATATGAGGAACATAAAGATTTTGTTGATTTTATTATGAAAAGTAAAAGGGGTTTTAGGCGTGTTCAAGATAAATGA
- the kdsA gene encoding 3-deoxy-8-phosphooctulonate synthase, which yields MFKINDVEIGGKDLFFILGPCVIESEEHVIKMANIIKEISKSLNIQVIFKSSYDKANRTSLSSYRGPGIKEGLRILERVKKEVGLPITTDVHSVEEVTLASKVIDLIQLPAFLCRQTDLLVSAGKAKRPVNIKKGQFVAPHSIGPMIEKVKSTGEERVCITERGYTFGYNNLVVDMRSIQIMKSFNIPVIFDATHSVQLPGGLGDSSGGEKQFVPTLARSAVAAGADGVFMECHDCPECALCDGPNSMPVNEVEDLLKSLIAIKSAINSYIR from the coding sequence GTGTTCAAGATAAATGACGTGGAAATTGGAGGTAAAGATTTATTTTTTATATTGGGTCCGTGTGTTATTGAAAGCGAAGAACACGTAATAAAAATGGCAAACATTATTAAAGAAATTTCAAAATCACTTAATATACAGGTAATATTTAAGAGCTCTTATGATAAGGCAAATAGAACATCTTTATCTTCTTATAGAGGTCCTGGAATTAAAGAGGGATTAAGAATTCTAGAGAGAGTAAAAAAAGAAGTAGGTTTGCCGATAACTACCGACGTGCACAGCGTAGAAGAAGTGACTCTTGCCTCAAAAGTTATCGATTTAATTCAATTGCCTGCTTTTTTATGCAGGCAAACAGATCTTCTCGTATCTGCTGGCAAGGCAAAAAGGCCTGTAAATATTAAAAAGGGGCAATTTGTTGCGCCTCACTCTATTGGTCCCATGATTGAAAAGGTAAAATCTACTGGTGAAGAAAGAGTTTGTATCACAGAAAGAGGATACACCTTTGGATATAATAATCTAGTTGTAGATATGAGGTCAATTCAAATAATGAAGTCATTTAATATACCAGTTATATTTGATGCAACTCATAGCGTTCAATTGCCTGGCGGTTTAGGGGATTCTTCTGGAGGAGAAAAACAATTTGTTCCTACTCTTGCTCGGTCTGCTGTAGCTGCTGGTGCTGATGGTGTGTTTATGGAATGTCATGACTGCCCTGAATGTGCTCTTTGTGACGGGCCAAATTCAATGCCAGTTAATGAGGTTGAAGACTTATTGAAGAGTCTTATTGCTATTAAAAGTGCTATAAATTCTTATATAAGATAG
- a CDS encoding KpsF/GutQ family sugar-phosphate isomerase yields the protein MNKEDILSLAKEVCFIERESVEQLCNKIDKPFLDAIDLILGCEGRVIITGMGKSGLIGRKIAATLSSTGTPSLFLHPAEGIHGDLGMVTGKDLVIAISYSGENTELITILPVLKRIGVKVIAMTGNLSSTLSTFADIVLDIGVKKEACPYNIVPTSSTTVTLVLGDAIAICLLKLRNFRPQDFALFHPGGALGRSLITRVCDLMHKGEENPVVSLETIVREALFEISKKGLGAVSVVDKNGILKGIITDGDIRRKIEIDDMFLKRRAEEVMTKNPIYIYENRLATEALKILQDRKINLLPVVDEKLKVVGMIHLHDILKAGIV from the coding sequence ATGAACAAAGAAGATATTTTATCCCTTGCTAAAGAAGTTTGTTTTATTGAGAGAGAAAGCGTAGAGCAATTGTGTAATAAGATTGATAAACCCTTTTTAGATGCTATTGACCTTATTCTTGGTTGTGAGGGAAGAGTAATAATTACAGGAATGGGCAAATCTGGGCTCATTGGAAGAAAAATTGCAGCGACTCTCTCAAGCACAGGTACTCCATCATTATTTTTGCACCCTGCTGAGGGCATTCACGGTGATCTGGGCATGGTTACAGGTAAAGACCTTGTAATTGCAATATCTTATAGCGGGGAGAATACAGAACTTATTACCATATTGCCCGTTTTAAAAAGGATCGGAGTTAAAGTAATTGCTATGACAGGAAATCTATCCTCGACTTTGTCTACATTTGCAGATATTGTTCTTGATATAGGCGTAAAGAAGGAAGCATGTCCTTATAATATTGTTCCCACTTCTTCTACCACGGTAACCCTTGTTTTAGGTGATGCTATTGCAATTTGTCTTTTGAAATTAAGGAATTTCAGACCTCAAGATTTTGCACTATTTCATCCTGGAGGAGCGCTTGGTAGGAGCTTGATAACCAGGGTGTGTGACCTGATGCACAAGGGCGAAGAAAATCCTGTAGTTTCTCTTGAAACTATTGTTAGAGAAGCTCTTTTTGAGATTAGTAAAAAAGGTCTTGGGGCAGTTTCTGTGGTAGATAAAAACGGTATATTAAAGGGTATTATAACCGATGGTGACATTAGAAGGAAGATAGAAATTGACGATATGTTTTTGAAAAGACGAGCAGAAGAAGTAATGACAAAAAATCCAATTTATATTTACGAAAATCGCTTAGCTACTGAGGCACTAAAGATTTTACAGGATAGAAAAATAAATCTGTTGCCAGTAGTTGACGAGAAACTAAAAGTAGTGGGAATGATTCATTTGCACGATATATTAAAAGCTGGAATAGTGTAG
- a CDS encoding KdsC family phosphatase: MNLDDRIRNIKLIGFDVDGVLTDGSILLTPDDEIKIFNVKDGLGITMARKLGFIIIFISGRKSLSLEKRVRELKVDYLIMGCEDKILEFDKILRELNMSYENLAYMGDDYNDLPVLEICGVSACPGDALEAVKERVDMVIEDFGGKGAARSFIEKILRVQNKLDQGIKLYFKDY; this comes from the coding sequence GTGAACCTGGACGATAGGATCAGGAATATAAAACTAATTGGCTTTGACGTAGACGGCGTTCTAACTGATGGTAGCATATTGCTGACGCCGGATGACGAAATAAAGATTTTTAACGTCAAAGATGGTCTTGGCATAACAATGGCAAGAAAATTAGGATTCATAATTATCTTTATTAGTGGTAGAAAATCTTTGTCTCTTGAAAAGAGGGTAAGAGAGTTAAAGGTAGATTATCTGATAATGGGTTGTGAAGACAAGATATTAGAATTTGATAAGATTTTAAGAGAACTTAATATGAGTTATGAGAACCTTGCATATATGGGCGATGACTATAACGATCTTCCTGTGTTAGAAATTTGCGGTGTTAGCGCGTGTCCAGGCGATGCACTTGAAGCCGTAAAAGAGCGAGTGGACATGGTTATTGAAGATTTTGGCGGCAAAGGTGCAGCCAGGTCCTTTATAGAGAAAATACTTAGAGTTCAAAATAAGTTAGATCAAGGAATCAAACTTTATTTTAAAGATTATTAA
- a CDS encoding SAM-dependent methyltransferase: MKKELLDVFLKKLQGGIRVVYWDNEERIYNNNPKITIRFLKEPPLVSLDDPLLALGDLYIEEYFDIEGTIEDLMELMETNKNILRPQKKNTFMTTLGATLGMGKSKERDMKNIQSHYDLGNDFFSLWLDPSMCYSCAYFKTPTDSLEQAQRNKISHSLKKLNLQKGEKLLDIGCGWGELLFEAATKYNVYATGITLSQEQFYHIKEQIKLRDLSENVEVRLESYEELNPRKDSFDKIVSIGMFEHVGQKRIPEFMKKTSSVLKRSGIFMLHTITGLEEGGQHSWMNKHIFPGGYIPTVREIVNILPDYDFRILHVESLRRHYARTLEYWSKNYDAHKDEIEKKFGRTFLRMWDIYLKGCAASFKLGFIDIHQFTLSLGINNEYPETFEFLYKD, translated from the coding sequence ATGAAAAAGGAGCTCTTAGATGTTTTTTTAAAAAAATTACAGGGGGGAATAAGGGTTGTATATTGGGACAATGAAGAAAGGATATATAACAATAACCCTAAAATAACTATAAGATTCTTAAAAGAGCCCCCTCTAGTTTCTTTAGACGACCCACTTTTGGCACTTGGCGATTTATATATCGAAGAGTATTTTGATATAGAAGGAACTATTGAGGACCTAATGGAACTAATGGAAACAAATAAAAATATACTCAGACCCCAGAAAAAAAATACATTTATGACCACACTTGGCGCAACCTTAGGAATGGGCAAATCAAAAGAGAGAGATATGAAAAATATTCAAAGCCACTACGATCTTGGAAATGACTTCTTTTCCCTGTGGCTTGATCCGTCCATGTGTTACTCATGTGCATATTTTAAAACTCCTACAGATTCTTTAGAACAAGCACAAAGAAATAAGATATCTCATTCGCTTAAAAAACTAAACCTGCAAAAGGGCGAAAAACTCCTAGATATAGGCTGCGGGTGGGGCGAACTCCTTTTTGAAGCAGCAACAAAATACAACGTTTATGCTACTGGCATAACTTTAAGTCAAGAACAATTTTATCATATAAAGGAACAAATAAAGCTAAGAGACCTTTCTGAGAATGTAGAAGTAAGACTAGAAAGCTATGAGGAGTTAAATCCCAGAAAAGACTCATTTGACAAGATTGTAAGCATAGGAATGTTTGAACATGTGGGGCAAAAGAGAATACCAGAATTTATGAAAAAGACTTCAAGCGTGTTAAAAAGATCAGGAATTTTTATGCTCCACACTATTACAGGATTAGAAGAAGGCGGCCAGCATTCATGGATGAACAAGCACATATTCCCAGGCGGCTACATACCAACAGTCAGAGAGATTGTAAACATCTTGCCCGATTATGACTTTAGAATTCTGCACGTAGAGAGCTTGAGAAGACATTACGCAAGGACTCTTGAATATTGGTCAAAAAATTACGATGCTCACAAAGATGAAATAGAAAAAAAGTTTGGTAGGACCTTTCTAAGGATGTGGGACATATACCTTAAAGGTTGTGCTGCATCGTTCAAGCTGGGTTTTATAGACATTCACCAGTTTACGCTTTCTTTAGGAATAAACAATGAGTACCCTGAAACTTTTGAATTTCTATACAAAGATTAG
- a CDS encoding sulfite exporter TauE/SafE family protein gives MNVYFPVSGVNVNVFVPPVIAFVISFFTSMGGISGAFLILPFQVSFLNYNSPGVSGTNFIYNIVAIPGGVYRYFKEGRMFYPLAVVLTIGTLPGVFIGYYIRVKYLYNPVFFKAFVGVVLLYIGVRLLFDLAKPKRGEYLKDFKLKILNSNIFESHFEFQEKRYSFSNFWVFLLAFFVGIIGGAYGIGGGSIIAPFCVAVFKLPVYIVAGPALLATWITSILGVFYYAINPLGTSGSEPDVLLGILFGVGGIVGTYLGARCQKYLPSTIIKIILSVSILFLAAKYIFDFVLKIFFTP, from the coding sequence GTGAACGTTTATTTTCCTGTATCTGGAGTTAATGTGAATGTCTTTGTACCTCCTGTGATTGCCTTTGTCATTTCGTTTTTTACCTCTATGGGCGGAATTTCAGGCGCATTTTTAATTTTGCCATTTCAAGTCAGCTTTTTAAACTACAATTCTCCAGGAGTATCGGGAACTAATTTTATATATAATATAGTTGCCATTCCTGGGGGAGTTTATAGATACTTTAAAGAAGGTAGGATGTTTTATCCTTTAGCTGTAGTTCTTACAATTGGGACGCTGCCGGGTGTTTTTATTGGATATTATATAAGAGTAAAATATCTATACAATCCTGTTTTCTTCAAGGCTTTTGTAGGAGTAGTATTACTTTATATTGGGGTTCGTTTATTGTTTGATTTAGCCAAACCAAAAAGGGGTGAGTACTTAAAGGACTTCAAGCTTAAAATTCTAAACTCAAACATATTTGAATCACACTTTGAGTTTCAAGAAAAAAGATATAGCTTTTCAAATTTTTGGGTTTTTTTGCTGGCCTTTTTTGTTGGAATTATTGGCGGTGCATACGGCATTGGTGGGGGATCAATTATAGCTCCATTTTGTGTTGCTGTTTTTAAATTGCCTGTTTATATAGTAGCTGGACCAGCGCTTTTGGCTACTTGGATAACTTCAATTTTGGGAGTTTTTTATTATGCAATTAACCCTCTTGGTACCTCAGGATCTGAGCCTGATGTCCTTTTAGGAATATTGTTTGGAGTAGGGGGGATAGTGGGGACTTATCTTGGCGCAAGATGTCAAAAATATCTTCCATCAACAATAATTAAAATAATTTTGTCTGTTTCAATATTGTTTCTTGCTGCAAAATATATCTTTGACTTTGTGCTAAAAATCTTTTTCACTCCTTAG
- a CDS encoding MgtC/SapB family protein: protein MGKFKGVTGCKVFSEIILKLTLAILVGGIFGIERELRGRSAGIRTNILVCLSGTLVMLLSSGYFTNTSDLAVRIQLDPGRIAAGAVTGIGFLGAGVILKTKGEVQGLTTAALIFLNMILGLCIGSGLYLLAISGTVFSLIPLTILRRLSSLIKKEMRILNISIKSCDKEEAQTKLSRILAKNKVVVLSHDISCNFEKEELKVSLLIEAVSEKPFLKLFEELREIKFIKSLSISAKE, encoded by the coding sequence TTGGGAAAATTTAAGGGGGTTACCGGGTGCAAAGTTTTTTCTGAAATTATACTAAAATTAACTTTAGCTATTTTAGTAGGTGGTATATTTGGGATTGAAAGAGAACTAAGAGGCAGATCTGCGGGTATTAGAACGAATATCCTTGTCTGTCTCTCAGGGACTTTGGTTATGCTCTTGTCATCAGGTTACTTTACCAATACAAGTGACTTAGCAGTTAGAATTCAGCTAGATCCTGGTAGAATTGCCGCTGGAGCGGTAACAGGTATAGGATTTTTGGGAGCTGGTGTCATACTTAAAACAAAAGGCGAGGTTCAGGGGCTTACAACGGCTGCATTAATCTTCCTTAATATGATTTTAGGTCTTTGTATCGGTTCAGGATTATATCTATTGGCGATTTCTGGCACAGTATTTTCACTTATACCCTTAACCATACTCAGAAGGTTAAGCAGCCTAATAAAAAAGGAGATGAGAATACTAAACATTTCAATCAAGTCGTGTGACAAGGAAGAGGCACAAACAAAACTTTCTAGAATTCTTGCCAAAAATAAAGTTGTTGTACTCTCGCACGATATATCCTGTAATTTTGAAAAAGAAGAGCTTAAAGTTTCTCTTCTGATTGAAGCAGTTTCAGAAAAACCGTTTTTAAAGCTTTTTGAAGAACTTAGAGAAATAAAATTTATAAAAAGTCTTAGCATATCAGCTAAGGAGTGA